A window of Microbacterium lushaniae genomic DNA:
GCCGCCGAGATCACCCGCATCCAAGGAATGATCCAGAGCCTCGCCGCAGAGGTGCAGCGCACCCAGGCCGAGGTCGTCGCGCGCTCCAACGAGTACTACGAGGCGCAGCAGGCCTACCTGCAGGCGGCGTACGAGGCCGACCAGCTCCAGGCCCAGGCCGACGCGAAGGGGGCAGAGGCGACCGAAGCCGCCAACAAGGCCGGCCGCGTCGCTGCCCAGCTGTACCGCAGCGGCGGCGACGATACGTCCCTCGACCTGTTCTTCGCCGGATCTGCGACCTCGGCCGAGGACCTGCTCTCGCGCCTCGGGACGATGGACAAGCTCATCGAGCGCAACCAGTCGGTGTATGCGCAGGCGGTCACCGCGCGCGACAGCGCGCAGAGCCTGAGCGACCAGGCCGAGGTCATGCGCGCGGAGCGGGACCGCCTGCAGAAGGTCGCCGAAGAGAAGATGCTCGCCGCCCAGCAGGCAGCCGACGCGGCACAGGCGGCGCTTGCCGAGCAGCAGGCGAACCAGGTGACGCTCGAGGCGCAGCTCGCCGCACTCAAGGACACGACGGCCAAGACCGTCGCCGACTACCAGGCCGGTGTCGAGGCCGAACGCAAGGCCCGCGAGGAGCGCGAGCGGAAGGCCAGGGAAGAGGCCGAGCGCCGGGCTCGCGAAGAGCGCGAGCGCCTGGAACGCGAGCAGGCCAACAACGGTGGCGGCGGCGGCGGGGGTGGCGGCGGCGGTGGCGGCGGCGGCAACGGAGGTTCCGTCGGCGGATCCGGGTGGGCGCGGCCCTCCTCGGCCGGCGTGAGTTCCGGCTACGGCCCCCGGTCGGGCCAATGTACGCCCAGTTACTGCTCGACCACGTGGCACCTCGGCCTGGACTTCGGGGCCGGATGCTGGGCACCGATCTTCGCCGCATCCAGCGGCACCGTCACCTACGCCGGGTACAACGGCGGTTACGGCAACTACGTCCGCATCGACCACGGCAACGGCGTCGCGACCGGGTACGGGCACATCTCCAACGGCGGTATCTACGTCTCGCGCGGGCAGTGGGTCAACGCCGGCCAGCAGATCGCCGGAACCGGTGCGACCGGCAACTCCTTCGGCTGCCACCTGCACTTCGAGGTGTACACCGGCTCCGGCACGGTGAACCCCGCGCCGTTCCTGCGTGACCGCGGCGTCTGGGTCTGACACCCCCACGAAACGAAGAAGCCCGGCCGATCGGCCGGGCTTCCTGCATATCCGTGCGGGTCAGAGCGAGTTGGGCGCCTCGCCGGAACCCTGCGTGCGGGTCTCGCCCTCGTGGTGCTCGAAGCGCTCGAACGCCTCGGTGACCAGACGCTCGGCCTCCGCGGCATCCGCCCAGTCGTCGACCTTGACCCATTTGCCGGGCTCGAGGTCTTTGTAGTGCTCGAAGAAGTGCGCGATCTCCTTCTGGGTGTACTCCGGGATGTCGCCGACGTCCTGGATGTGCGCCCAGCGCGGGTCTTTGGCGAGCACTGCGACGACCTTGTCGTCGCCGCCGGCCTCGTCGCTCATCTTCAGCACACCGACCGGACGCACCTTCGCGAGGATGCCGGGGGCGAGGTCGTGGTCCAGGAGCACGAGCACGTCGAGCGGGTCGCCGTCTTCGCCCAGGGTGTTCTCGAAGAAGCCGTAATTCGTGGGGTAACCCATCGGCGTGTAGAGGATGCGGTCGAGGAACACTCGTCCGGTGCCATGGTCGACCTCGTACTTGATCTTGCTGTTGCGCGGGATCTCGATGACGGCGTCGTACGCGCCCATGCGTGTGCTCCTTCGGTCTGGGAATACCGCGCACCAGCCTACTGCCGGTGCCCGGGCGGCATTCCCGGTGGATGGGCCCACCCGGCCTCCCGGAGCGGCTCGAGCCCGCCCGGGGCCCCGGGCGATCCGGAACGTCATGCACGGCCCGGGTAGCGTGGGAACGTGGACCGCCGACCCGCTCTCGCCCCCGCCGTCGCGGAGGTGCGCCGTGCCGTGCGCGAGGCGCTGGAACCGCTCGACGCGGACGGCAGCCCGTCCGTGATCGTCGCGCTCTCGGGCGGAGCGGACTCGCTCGCCCTCGCCGCCGCGACGGCGTTCGAAGCGCCCAAGCTCGGCTTCCGGCCCCTGGCGATCGTCGTCGACCACCGGCTGCAGCCCGGGTCGGCCGAGGTCTCCGCGTGCGCCGCCGACGCCGCACGGCTGCTGGGGATGGACGCGCACGTGGTGGGCGTGACCGTCGACGGCGCCGACGGACCCGAAGCCGCAGCGCGCAGTGCGCGATACCGCGCCCTCACCGAGACCGCGCGCGCACGACGGGCCGCCGCCGTGCTGATCGGGCACACCCTCGACGATCAGGCCGAGACGGTGCTGCTGGGTCTGGCCCGAGGATCGGGGGCCGCCAGCCTCCAGGGGATGGCCGCGTCCTCCGAGCTGGACGGCGTCACGCTGCTGCGCCCGCTCCTCGGCGTGCGACGCGAGACCACGCGCGCAGCGTGCGCGGCCGCGGGGATCGAGCCGTGGGAAGACCCGCACAATTCCGACCCCCGCTTCGCGCGGGTGCGCGTGCGCGAACGGGTGCTGCCGACCATGGAGGCCGAGCTGGGCCCCGGCGTGGCCGAGGCGCTCGCCCGCACCGCGGAGCAGCTGCGGGAGGATGCCGCCGCCTTCGCCGACATGATCGACGAGGTGATCGAAGACATCGTCGAGCACGCCGAAGCCGGCATCTCCGTCTCCGCGGCCGCGCTCGCCGCCAACCCCGCGGCGCTGCGGCACCGCATCATCCGTCACGTGGTCATGAGTGAATTCGGGCAGAGCCTCACCCGCACGCAGACCCTGGCGGTCGCCCGCCTCGCGACCGGGTGGACCGGGCAGGGGCCGATCCACCTGCCCGGATGCTCCGCCCGCCGCAACGGCGGCCGCATCGAGTTCACCGCCGCAGGCACTGCCGGCGCCGACGCTTAGGATCGGAACATGCGCGCGGCCGACATCCCCGAGGACATCACCGAGATCCTGCTCACCGAGGAGCAGATCCACGAGAAGCTGGCCGAGATCGCCGCGCAGGTGGCGATCGACTACGAGGGCAAGAACCTCCTCCTGGTCGGCGTGCTGAAGGGCGCGGTCATGGTGATGGCCGACTTCGCGCGCCTGCTGCCCGGTCACATCGCGATGGACTGGATGGCCGTGTCCTCCTACGGCGCGGGAACGCGCTCCAGCGGCGTCGTCCAGATCCGCAAAGACCTCGACACCGATCTGCACGGCCGGCACGTGCTCATCGTCGAGGACATCATCGACTCGGGCCTGACCCTCAGCTGGCTGCTGGAGAACTTCGCCTCCCGCGGTGCGGAGTCGATCGAGGTGCTGGCGCTTCTGCGCAAGCCCGAGGCGATGAAGGTGCACGTGGACTGCCGGTACGTCGGGTTCGACATCCCGAACGAGTTCGTCATCGGGTACGGCCTGGACTACGCCGAGCGCTACCGCAACCTGCGCGACGTCGCCGTCCTCGCCCCGCACGTGTATTCGTAGCACCCGCCCGCCGCTCGCGGCGTACGCCGTGGGCGAATGCACAGGCCGGGCATAGTCGGCCCGCGATACCCTGAGTGCACCGCCGCATCGGCGGATCCCCAGATGGAAGGGTCATGGGCCCCGCCCAACCATGGACTTCAAGAAGCTGACGCGCAACCCGATCCTGTACGTGCTGCTGATCGGGATCCTGCTGATCGTCGGGTTCTCGCTCATCACCAGCCTCAACGGTGCGAAGCAGATCTCCACGCAGCAGGGCCTCGAGCTGCTCGACGGCGGCACGGTCACCGAGGTGACGAACACCGACGGCGACCAGCGCGTCGACATGGTTCTCTCCGAGCCGTTCGAAGGCGCGACCGACGTGCAGTTCTACTACGTCACCGCCCGCGGCGAGGAGGTCGTGCGCGCGATCGACGCGGCGAACCCGTCCGACGGCTTCAACGACCTCGTTCCGCGGGCCACGTGGTTCGACGGCTTCATCTCCCTTCTTCTGCCGCTGGTGCTGCTGGGCCTGCTGTTCTGGTTCCTCCTCTCCAGTGCCCAGGGCGGCGGTGGCCGCGTCATGCAGTTCGGCAAGTCGCGCGCGAAGCTCGTGACGAAGGAGAGCCCGACCGTGACGTTCCAGGACGTCGCCGGTGCGGATGAGGCCATCGAAGAGCTGCACGAGATCAAGGACTTCCTGAAGGACCCCGCCCGCTTCCAGGCCGTCGGGGCCCGCATCCCCAAGGGCGTGCTCCTGTACGGCCCTCCCGGAACGGGTAAGACCCTCCTCGCGCGCGCCGTGGCCGGCGAGGCCGGCGTGCCGTTCTACTCCATCTCCGGTTCGGACTTCGTCGAGATGTTCGTCGGTGTGGGCGCCAGCCGCGTGCGCGACCTGTTCAACCAGGCCAAGGAGAACGCCCCCGCGATCATCTTCATCGACGAGATCGACGCCGTCGGCCGCCACCGCGGCGCCGGCATGGGCGGCGGGCACGACGAGCGCGAGCAGACGCTGAACCAGATGCTCGTGGAGATGGACGGCTTCGACCCGAAGGTGAACGTCATCGTCATCGCCGCGACGAACCGTCCCGACATCCTCGACCCGGCCCTGCTGCGCCCCGGCCGCTTCGACCGGCAGATCGGCGTCGACGCCCCCGACCTCAAGGGCCGCCAGAAGATCCTCGAGGTGCACGGTCGCGGAAAGCCGCTGGCCGACAGCGTCGACCTCGAGGTCGTCGCCCGCAAGACGCCCGGATTCACCGGCGCCGACCTGGCCAACGTCCTCAACGAGGCGGCGCTGCTGACCGCGCGCTCCAACGCGCAGCTCATCGACAACCGCGCCCTGGATGAGGCCATCGACCGTGTCATCGCCGGGCCCCAGCGCCGCACGCGCGTCATGCGCGACAAGGAGAAGCTCATCACCGCGTACCACGAGGGCGGTCACGCCCTCGCCGCGGCGGCGATGAACCACACCGATCCGGTCACGAAGGTCACGATCCTGCCTCGCGGCAAGGCGCTCGGCTACACGATGGTGCTGCCGCTGGATGACAAGTACTCCGTCACGCGCAACGAGCTGCAGGATCAGCTCACCTATGCGATGGGCGGACGTGTGGCCGAGGAGATCGTGTTCCACGACCCCACCACCGGCGCCTCCAACGACATCGAGAAGGCCACCGGCATTGCCCGCAAGATGGTCACCGAGTACGGCATGACCACCGACGTCGGCCCGGTCAAGCTCGGCTCGTCCTCGGGCGAGGTGTTCATGGGCCGTGACATGGGCCACGGGCGGGAGTTCAGCGAGCGCATCGCCGAGCGGGTCGACGAGCAGGTCCGGGGGCTGATCGAGCAGGCCCACAACGAGGCCTACCAGGTGATCAACGACAACCGCGAGATCCTCGACCGGCTCGCGCTCGAGCTGCTGGAGAAGGAGACGCTCGATCACATCGAGCTCGCCGAGATCTTCAAGGACATCAAGCGCCTGCCCCCGCGTCCGCAGTGGCTCTCCAGCAGCGAGCGTCCCGTGTCGGTCCTCCCGCCGGTCGACGTTCCGCACCGCCGAGAGCCCGCCGGTGTCGCCGCGAGCGTGGAGGTGGAGGCGGAGACCGAGAAGGCGCCGCGCCGCCGCGCGAGCGGGCAGACCCGGCCGGCCACCGCGTAGGCCGCTCGTGGCCGTCGACCGCGCACGCGTCGCCGCGCTCGTGCGCGACCTGCTCGCCGCGATCGGGGAGGACCCCGATCGCCCCGGGCTGCGTCAGACGCCGCAGCGCGTCGCCGAGGCGTACGGGGAGTTCTTCTCCGGCATCGGCGAGGATGCCGCGGCCCCGCTCGCGCACACCATCTCGGTCGCCCAGGGGCCGGCGCCCGAGACCCTTCCCTCCGGCGCAGTGCTGCTGCGGGACGTGGCCTTCCGTTCGATGTGCGAGCACCACCTGCTGCCCTTCCGTGGACGGGCGCACCTCGCCTATCTGCCGGGCGAGCAGGTCGTGGGCCTGAGCGCATTGCCCAAGGTCGTCGACATCCTCGCCTCCCGTCCGCAGGTGCAGGAGCGGCTGGGCGAGCAGATCGCCGACACGATCGCGGCGTCGCTGGATGCCCGCGGCGTGCTCGTGGTGCTGGACGCCGTGCACGAATGCGTCACGATGCGCGGCGCCCGCCAGCCCGACGCATCCACCGTCACGGTCGCTGCTCGCGGAGAGCTGCTCGACCCTGTCGCGCGCGCCGAGCTCATCGCCCTGATCGGCGTCGCGCGCGCATGACCGTCGTGATGGGCATCGTCAACGTCACGCCCGACTCCTTCAGCGACGGCGGCCGCTACGTCGACCCGGGCGCCGCGATCGCCCACGGTGTGCGGCTCCGCGACCTCGGCGCCGCGATGATCGACGTGGGCGGAGAATCGACCCGGCCCGGGGCCACCCGGGTGGCGGAGGGCGTGGAGCAGGAGCGGGTGCTGCCGGTGGTCTCGGCCCTGGCTTCGGCCGGCATCGCGGTGAGCATCGACACGATGAACGCCGCGACGGCGGTGGCCGCGGTGGCCGCGGGCGCACGGATCGTCAACGACGTGTCGGGGGGACTGTCCGACCCCGAGATGCTGGCCGCCGTCGCCGCCACCGACGCCGACGTCGTGCTGGGCCACTGGC
This region includes:
- a CDS encoding M23 family metallopeptidase, giving the protein MTLDRLDDEECNCAPSPRERRMLWPSLDRRGALTLGALGAVSLGVLGATGGPLLAPAFAAGYPSWADVERAKANEASKAAEITRIQGMIQSLAAEVQRTQAEVVARSNEYYEAQQAYLQAAYEADQLQAQADAKGAEATEAANKAGRVAAQLYRSGGDDTSLDLFFAGSATSAEDLLSRLGTMDKLIERNQSVYAQAVTARDSAQSLSDQAEVMRAERDRLQKVAEEKMLAAQQAADAAQAALAEQQANQVTLEAQLAALKDTTAKTVADYQAGVEAERKAREERERKAREEAERRAREERERLEREQANNGGGGGGGGGGGGGGGNGGSVGGSGWARPSSAGVSSGYGPRSGQCTPSYCSTTWHLGLDFGAGCWAPIFAASSGTVTYAGYNGGYGNYVRIDHGNGVATGYGHISNGGIYVSRGQWVNAGQQIAGTGATGNSFGCHLHFEVYTGSGTVNPAPFLRDRGVWV
- the ppa gene encoding inorganic diphosphatase → MGAYDAVIEIPRNSKIKYEVDHGTGRVFLDRILYTPMGYPTNYGFFENTLGEDGDPLDVLVLLDHDLAPGILAKVRPVGVLKMSDEAGGDDKVVAVLAKDPRWAHIQDVGDIPEYTQKEIAHFFEHYKDLEPGKWVKVDDWADAAEAERLVTEAFERFEHHEGETRTQGSGEAPNSL
- the tilS gene encoding tRNA lysidine(34) synthetase TilS, coding for MDRRPALAPAVAEVRRAVREALEPLDADGSPSVIVALSGGADSLALAAATAFEAPKLGFRPLAIVVDHRLQPGSAEVSACAADAARLLGMDAHVVGVTVDGADGPEAAARSARYRALTETARARRAAAVLIGHTLDDQAETVLLGLARGSGAASLQGMAASSELDGVTLLRPLLGVRRETTRAACAAAGIEPWEDPHNSDPRFARVRVRERVLPTMEAELGPGVAEALARTAEQLREDAAAFADMIDEVIEDIVEHAEAGISVSAAALAANPAALRHRIIRHVVMSEFGQSLTRTQTLAVARLATGWTGQGPIHLPGCSARRNGGRIEFTAAGTAGADA
- the hpt gene encoding hypoxanthine phosphoribosyltransferase, with the protein product MRAADIPEDITEILLTEEQIHEKLAEIAAQVAIDYEGKNLLLVGVLKGAVMVMADFARLLPGHIAMDWMAVSSYGAGTRSSGVVQIRKDLDTDLHGRHVLIVEDIIDSGLTLSWLLENFASRGAESIEVLALLRKPEAMKVHVDCRYVGFDIPNEFVIGYGLDYAERYRNLRDVAVLAPHVYS
- the ftsH gene encoding ATP-dependent zinc metalloprotease FtsH encodes the protein MDFKKLTRNPILYVLLIGILLIVGFSLITSLNGAKQISTQQGLELLDGGTVTEVTNTDGDQRVDMVLSEPFEGATDVQFYYVTARGEEVVRAIDAANPSDGFNDLVPRATWFDGFISLLLPLVLLGLLFWFLLSSAQGGGGRVMQFGKSRAKLVTKESPTVTFQDVAGADEAIEELHEIKDFLKDPARFQAVGARIPKGVLLYGPPGTGKTLLARAVAGEAGVPFYSISGSDFVEMFVGVGASRVRDLFNQAKENAPAIIFIDEIDAVGRHRGAGMGGGHDEREQTLNQMLVEMDGFDPKVNVIVIAATNRPDILDPALLRPGRFDRQIGVDAPDLKGRQKILEVHGRGKPLADSVDLEVVARKTPGFTGADLANVLNEAALLTARSNAQLIDNRALDEAIDRVIAGPQRRTRVMRDKEKLITAYHEGGHALAAAAMNHTDPVTKVTILPRGKALGYTMVLPLDDKYSVTRNELQDQLTYAMGGRVAEEIVFHDPTTGASNDIEKATGIARKMVTEYGMTTDVGPVKLGSSSGEVFMGRDMGHGREFSERIAERVDEQVRGLIEQAHNEAYQVINDNREILDRLALELLEKETLDHIELAEIFKDIKRLPPRPQWLSSSERPVSVLPPVDVPHRREPAGVAASVEVEAETEKAPRRRASGQTRPATA
- the folE gene encoding GTP cyclohydrolase I, whose translation is MAVDRARVAALVRDLLAAIGEDPDRPGLRQTPQRVAEAYGEFFSGIGEDAAAPLAHTISVAQGPAPETLPSGAVLLRDVAFRSMCEHHLLPFRGRAHLAYLPGEQVVGLSALPKVVDILASRPQVQERLGEQIADTIAASLDARGVLVVLDAVHECVTMRGARQPDASTVTVAARGELLDPVARAELIALIGVARA